One region of Carcharodon carcharias isolate sCarCar2 chromosome 21, sCarCar2.pri, whole genome shotgun sequence genomic DNA includes:
- the LOC121292940 gene encoding zinc finger protein 135-like: protein MEKPWKCEDCGKGFIYPSRLEYHRRSHTGERPFTCSKCGKGFTQKTSLMLHQRIHTEERPFSCTYCGKRFRYSSTLNTHQRVHTGERPFTCSMCGKGFTQSASLLNHQRIHTGEKPFTCSVCGEGFTRSSSLLSHRQIHTEEKPFSCTSCGKSFGHSSTLAVHQRTHTGERPFTCSVCGKGFTQSFDLVRHQRLHTGERPFTCSVCGKGFARLFSLQLHQRIHTEESPFSCTTCGKSFRQSSVLIEHQRIHTEEKPFSCTSCGKRFRHSSALTVHQRTHTGERPFTCSVCGKKFAQSFDLVRHQRIHTGERPFTCSVCGKGFARLSSLQSHQQIHTEKSPFS, encoded by the coding sequence ATGGAAAAACCttggaaatgtgaggactgtggTAAAGGATTCATTTATCCATCCCGGCTGGAAtatcatcgacgcagtcacactggggagaggccgttcacctgctccaagtgtgggaagggattcactcagaaaACCTCCTTGATGTTACACCAgagaattcacactgaggagaggccctTCAGCTGCACTTACTGTGGGAAGAGGTTCAGGTATTCATCCACCCTCAatacacaccagcgagttcacactggggagcgacctttcacctgctccatgtgtgggaaaggattcactcagtcagccaGCCTGCTGaatcaccagcgaattcacactggggaaaagCCGTTCACCTGTTCTGTGTGTGGCGAAGGTTTCACTCGGTCATCCAGTCTTTTGTCACACCGGCAAATTCATACTGAGGAGAAGCCTTTCAGCTGCACCTCCTGTGGAAAGAGTTTCGGGCATTCATCCACACTCGCTGTACACCAACGTACTCACACTGGGGAgcgaccgttcacctgctctgtgtgtgggaagggattcactcagtcatttgACCTGGTTAGACACCAGCggcttcacactggggagagaccattcacctgctccgtgtgtgggaagggatttgctcGATTATTCAGCCTCCAGTTACACCAacgaattcacactgaggagagtcCATTCAGCTGCACTACTTGTGGAAAGAGTTTCAGACAGTCATCTGTCCTTATtgaacaccagcgaattcacactgaggagaagccGTTCAGCTGCACTTCCTGTGGAAAGAGGTTCAGACATTCTTCTGccctcactgtacaccagcgcactcacactggggagaggccgttcacctgctccgtgtgtgggaaaaaATTTGCTCAGTCATTTGATCTGGtgagacaccagcgaattcacacgggggagagaccattcacctgctccgtgtgtgggaagggatttgctcGGTTATCCAGCCTTCAgtcacaccaacaaattcacacTGAGAAGAGCCCATTCAGCTGA
- the LOC121292950 gene encoding zinc finger protein 774-like — MEGKSTVHSGEKPYTCSVCGRGFSRSSGRSEHKRSHNGEKPWKCGDCGKRFNYPSLLEMHRRSHTGERPFTCSKCWKGFTRLSHLLTHKRVHTGERPFTCSECGKGFTDSSNLLTHQRVHTEERPFKCPDCGKCCISSGNLMSHQRLHTDERPFRCSQCGTGFRWSSHLTEHQRSHTGERPFTCSECGKEFTQSSHLLTHQRVHSGERPFICSKCGKGFTQSSHLLRHQRVHK, encoded by the coding sequence atggaaggaaaaagcaccgttcacagtggggagaaaccgtacacgtgttctgtgtgtggacgaggcttcagccgATCATCTGGCCGGTCAGAACATAAACGCAGTCACAAtggggagaaaccgtggaaatgtggggattgtgggaagagattcaattACCCTTCCCTGCTGGAGATGCATCGGCgcagtcacactggagagaggccgttcacctgttccAAGTgttggaagggattcactcggttgtCCCACCTGTTGACTcacaagcgagttcacactggggaaagacctttcacctgctctgagtgtgggaagggatttacggattcatccaacctgctgacacaccagcgagttcacactgaggagagaccttttaaatgtccagactgtgggaagtgctgCATAAGTTCTGGGAAtctgatgtcccatcaacgtcttcacactgacgagagaccgttcaggtgctctcagtgtgggactgggttcagatGGTCATCTCACCTCACTGAACACcagcgcagtcacactggggagaggccgttcacctgttcagaatgtgggaaggaattcactcagtcatcccacctgctgacacaccagcgagttcacagtggggagagaccattcatctgctccaagtgtgggaagggattcactcagtcatctcacctgctgagacaccagcgggtTCATAAGTAA